In the genome of Cupriavidus sp. WKF15, the window GTCTCAGGCGCTCCGGCCAGTTTGGGCGCGTGCCCCATGGACTTTTCAAATTGTTCCTTCCTGCTTTGGGAAGTAGACAGATCCTTTGCCACGGCCACCAGGATCTGCTGCGCATGGTCCCGTAGTGCCAGCGATCTCATATCGGCCGCTGCCGGCAACAAGGTGCGCGCAAATGCCTCCCATTGCAACAGAATGGCATCCATATGGTCGAGGATAAAGTCGGCTAATCGCATGTCTGCTCCCGAGGGGACGGAAAATGCGTCGCATAACGCATTTTTTTGCGGTGAGCAAAATTGCTACCCGATTTTGTCGGGTACATCAATTGCTTATGGTAGGAAATTGGAGAACCTAATGCCTACCCGAAACGCCGTGCGCCTGCTAATCGCGGACGACGACCCGAATGCGTTGGCAGCATACGAGGTGTTCTTCGACGCTCATGGTTACGAAACCCGGACAACAGGAGACGGCGCGGACGCCCTCGCGGAATACTATGCGTGGCGGCCGGACGCTGTTGTTCTCGACATTCAGATGCCCGGTTTGGACGGGCACGCGGTGGCAAGGGAGATCCGGCGCCTACAATCCGCGCCGGCCCCTTTGCTGGTGGCGGTTACCGCTCTGACATCGCCTTCCGAGCAGGCCGCATCAATTAGATCCGGGTTCGATCATCATTTTGTAAAGCCCGCCGACCTGCCGGCGGTCCTCGCTGCGATAGCGGCCCGCGTAGGCCCAAGCGCCACGGATGCTTCATGACAATCGGCTCCGCGGTCTGTGACCGTTTTCCGGCAGGCTAATGACTGGCCGTTCATGGCCGATCTCTGCCCTTGGTGGGGCTTGACAGGAGCCTGGCCCACTGGCCGAAGCTTGCTGGTGACAAATTCAGTTCGCAACCTGCAAACGCTTGGCCAGCAAGGGCTGGCGCGGAGTTGACCGAAATCGCTCGGGGTGTTGACACATCTACTGTCGCAACGGTGACAGACACTACGGTCTACGCCAGCGGACACGTCCCGAACTGTGGGGTAGGTGGTACCAAGCCAGCTCACGGTCGCCGGCGCCACCCGGGTCTTGTTGCCCGTTGCAGGAACTCGAAGCTCTCCAGCGCCCTGCCGGCGGGATCTTGTATGGGCTACATCGATAACAGGCGCGCTTCCTCGGCGCAGGCAACTGGTCATCTTCGACGC includes:
- a CDS encoding response regulator — its product is MSAPEGTENASHNAFFCGEQNCYPILSGTSIAYGRKLENLMPTRNAVRLLIADDDPNALAAYEVFFDAHGYETRTTGDGADALAEYYAWRPDAVVLDIQMPGLDGHAVAREIRRLQSAPAPLLVAVTALTSPSEQAASIRSGFDHHFVKPADLPAVLAAIAARVGPSATDAS